AATTCCCACGGAACGGGTGGGTACCTACGACACCCAATTGGTTCGGGAATTTTTTGTGGCCGTGGTGAACCACAGTCAAATGACCCTCCACATCCGCCAGCTTGACGGCATTAATTCCCATCACATTATCGAAGCGACCTTTAAAGCCTTTGCTCGGGCCATGCGTATGGCGATCGAGGTTGACCCCCGTCGGGCTGATACCATTCCCAGTTCCAAAGGGGTTTTATAGATTAAAGTTGGCCAGTATTAACTGGAAAAAATTCTTTGCAGAGATAGGGTAAACCCTGGCAAAATAGTTTCTCCGGATAGGTTGCTGGGATTTTCTAATATTTCTACTGGCTGTCCAGAGCGGTAAATTTCCACCTTTTTATTTTGGGGGTCAATCAGCCAGCCCAACTGAGCGCCGTTTTCCATATATTCCTGCATCTTTTCCTGCAATTTTTTGAGGCTGTCGGTTTTAGAACGCAATTCCACTACAAAATCGGGACAAAGGGGCATAAATCCTTGTCGTTGTTCCTGGGTGAGGGATTCCCAGCGCGCCTTAGTAACCCAAGATGCATCCGGCGATCGATTGGCCCCATTGGGCAACTCAAACCCCGTGGAGGAATCAAACCCTTCCCCAAGGCGATCGTTAGCTTCACACCAGATACCGAGTTGAGTAGTCAAATGAAAATTACGATTACCCGATTCGCCACCAGTGGGGGGATTCACAATTAATATTCCTGTTGCTGTACGTTCAAGCCTTAAATCTCGATTTTCCGCCGCTAAAATGGCAAATTGGGCCGGCGTGACCTGTAGGGCCAGTTCTTCGGGAATATTCAACGGCAGTGATTTCGGATCATCAACGACCTGAACCATGGCAATTTCCTCTGTGCAACCAGGGGGACTTTTCAATTTTAGTCCTTAGCCCCCGTCTGCGAAGTTTCAGTTTATCTTCCCAATTTCAGGGCATCGAGAAGTCGTAAAAGCAGCCCCTATGAGTTGCCGAGGGTCAGTAGTTGCCGAGTTTGCAGGCTCCGCACCAATGCCAAGTCGATGGATCGATCGCCTAGGTCGGTTAGAACTTTTTCCACGTTTGCTTGAATTTCTGTCTGAGCTTCTACTGCCTGGAGAAACTTAAATTCCTCTTCGGTTAACTCTAAGGGCTGATAGTTATAGTCAAATAAACTGCGGCTCGGCCAACCAGTCAGGCAAGGATGAAGATTGGGCAGGGCTTTGAGTAAGGTTTGATCGTCCGTCCAATCACTAATTTGTATGGGGGGTTTAGCCAAGAAAAATTCGTAGTGGGTAATTTCGGGGTCTAATAATTCAATTAGACGATATCGTTCCTTTTCGCTTAAATCTTTAGCCCGTTCCATTAAATCCGGTGCTTTGCCTAACAGGCGATCTAGTTGCCAATAATCAGGGTTGGAAAAGCCCAAAAATTCCAGTCCAGCCGAGTCGATTAATTCAAATAACGTATCAATGTTATAGTCCGTTTCTTGGGGATGGACATACATATCCGCAAAGGATTCATCCCGATGATTTTCCAGGGACCAACGCTCTTTTTCCCTTTTCACTAAACGGTTATATTCCGGCAAACTCGCAAAAATTTCTCGACCCACCGCAACCCCATCCTGGTAATCGCCCCGTTTTTTCCCCTGTAGGATGGCGATCGCCTTTTGCATGAGTTGAATTTCCCAGCGGCCGATTTCAGCGTAAACAAAAATGTGGAATAAACCACCGGGGGCCAATTTTTCCGCTACGGCCTGAATTCCAGCCACTGGATCGGGCAAATGATGCAGTACACCGACGGAATTGATGTAATCAAATTGTCCGGGAAGATGGGCCAGATTTTCCAGGGATAAATGGTGGAAATGCACCCGATCACAAACCACACCGGACTTTTGCAACCTTGTTTGGGCAACGGCTAAAGCCCCTTCACTGATGTCCACGGCATGAACTTCCGCTTCCGGGTTGAGGTGGACTAAATATTCCGTGCCGACTCCAGTGCCACAACCCGCATCCAAAATGCGAACCTTTTGATTAGCCGGCCGCCGTCCTAAACAAAAATTATGGGCCGCAGTCCATTGCCAGCGCCAGTTGTAACCCGGAGGTGGTTCCTGTAGCAGGGGTTCGGGGGGGAAGGGATAGGTGTTGTAGAGGGCCTGAACTGCGCGGTGCTGGTCGGAGTTGGACAACATAATTGGGAAAAAACTGGAGCTTTGGCGATCGCCAGAGGAATGGGGGCAAAATTTTCGCCCTGGTTTTTAAT
The genomic region above belongs to Synechocystis sp. PCC 6803 substr. PCC-P and contains:
- a CDS encoding Uma2 family endonuclease codes for the protein MVQVVDDPKSLPLNIPEELALQVTPAQFAILAAENRDLRLERTATGILIVNPPTGGESGNRNFHLTTQLGIWCEANDRLGEGFDSSTGFELPNGANRSPDASWVTKARWESLTQEQRQGFMPLCPDFVVELRSKTDSLKKLQEKMQEYMENGAQLGWLIDPQNKKVEIYRSGQPVEILENPSNLSGETILPGFTLSLQRIFSS
- a CDS encoding bifunctional 2-polyprenyl-6-hydroxyphenol methylase/3-demethylubiquinol 3-O-methyltransferase UbiG, producing MLSNSDQHRAVQALYNTYPFPPEPLLQEPPPGYNWRWQWTAAHNFCLGRRPANQKVRILDAGCGTGVGTEYLVHLNPEAEVHAVDISEGALAVAQTRLQKSGVVCDRVHFHHLSLENLAHLPGQFDYINSVGVLHHLPDPVAGIQAVAEKLAPGGLFHIFVYAEIGRWEIQLMQKAIAILQGKKRGDYQDGVAVGREIFASLPEYNRLVKREKERWSLENHRDESFADMYVHPQETDYNIDTLFELIDSAGLEFLGFSNPDYWQLDRLLGKAPDLMERAKDLSEKERYRLIELLDPEITHYEFFLAKPPIQISDWTDDQTLLKALPNLHPCLTGWPSRSLFDYNYQPLELTEEEFKFLQAVEAQTEIQANVEKVLTDLGDRSIDLALVRSLQTRQLLTLGNS